In a genomic window of Gigantopelta aegis isolate Gae_Host chromosome 9, Gae_host_genome, whole genome shotgun sequence:
- the LOC121380730 gene encoding transmembrane protein 98-like, whose product MMEVVVIVAIGVLAAIFLASVVALFFVCRQKYCRHVDLITAQHKETRPDVQLITSDQGPQTVTGVELDDVQFTNPNMEEILQDGRWVDDATGLVPHCISILKTCHQLTEKLVGMTMGNAQNIRTQETLTDIVAVAKRISPRVDEVVKSMYPPLDPRLLEARCTALVLSVSHLVLITKNACRLSGVLDWIDQSLADVEEHLQVLREASLNNEFYHKLQSDCQSPVMENQPEVVTHTLTHASNISQV is encoded by the exons ATGATGGAGGTTGTCGTCATAGTAGCGATTGGTGTGTTGGCTGCCATCTTCCTCGCCTCGGTTGTCGCTCTGTTTTTCGTCTGTCGTCAGAAATATTGTCGACATGTTGATCTCATCACGGCTCAGCACAAAGAAACAAG ACCTGACGTCCAGTTGATCACGTCTGACCAGGGTCCGCAGACAGTGACTGGTGTGGAGCTGGATGACGTGCAGTTTACCAACCCAAACATGGAGGAGATTCTGCAGGACGGGAGATGGGTGGATGATGCCAC TGGCCTGGTTCCACACTGTATTTCCATACTGAAGACTTGTCATCAGCTGACGGAAAAACTGGTTGGAATGACGATGGGCAATGCTCAGAATATTCGCACCCAAGAGACGCTGACCGATATCGTGGCGGTGGCCAAGAGGATTAGTCCGCGGGTGGACGAAGTGGTCAAGTCCATGTACCCTCCGCTAGACCCAAGATTGCTGGAGGCCAG GTGTACTGCCCTCGTGCTGTCCGTGAGTCACCTTGTACTTATCACCAAGAATGCTTGCCGTCTGTCTGGGGTGCTCGACTGGATTGATCAGTCTCTCGCAGATGTTGAGGAACATTTACAA GTTCTACGTGAGGCGAGTCTAAACAATGAGTTTTACCACAAGCTGCAGTCGGATTGCCAGAGTCCAGTGATGGAGAACCAGCCAGAGGTCGTGACCCACACCTTGACTCATGCCAGCAACATTTCGCAGGTCTAA